GCGCTCCCCACCAGCAGCATCGCCAGACACCCCGCCGAGAACGGCACCGCGATCGCCGGCGCCGCCCGCCCATGCGCCAGTGCCAGCGCTGCGCCCGACCCCGACACGATGAAGATCACCGCCAGCGAGGTCGACAGCACCTCGCGCGGGCTGACGTCGCTGTAGCGCTTGAGCGAGGGCACGATGACGAAGCCGCCGCCGACGCCGAACATGCCGCTCATCCACCCCGACACGCCGCCCACCGCCGCCATGAAGACGGCGCAGCGCCGTGTCCAGCGCAGCCGGCCCGAGGCGGGGTTGAGCAGGCAGGGGATCAGGTCCTCGTCGCGCGCCACGATGGTCGACGGGCGCAGTGCGCCGTACAGCGTGCGCGACGAACTCAGCGCCAGCACGGCAGCGAACAGCAGGGTGAGCGGTGCGTCCGGCAAGGCGTGCGCGGCGATGGCCCCCAGGGGCGAGACGGCGACGCCGACCACGCCGATCAACAAGGCGGCGCGCCAGCGCACGGTGCCGGCACGCAGGCCGAGCACCGTGCCGACGCCGGTGGCGGTGGCGATGCCGACCAGCCCGATCGGCGCCGCCTGCGCCACGCCCAGGCCGAGTCCGAACACCAGCAAGGGCACCGCCAACACACCGCCGCCCGCACCGGTCAGCCCCATGACCAGGCCGGCCACGGCCCCCAGAAAAAATACGTTCATCCTCCGATCATGCCGCCGTTCGATACGAGCGGTGGCATGGCGAGCCGGTCAGGCCGAAACGGCGGCGGCAGGTGCCTGCGCCAGGCGCATCAGCTCGCGCCGGTCGACCTTGTTGGTGGCGGCCAGCGGCAGGCTGTCCAGAAACCACACCTTGCGCGGATGCTGGTAGGCCGGCGCGTTGGCCAGCACGAAGTTCTTGACCTCGTCCTC
The nucleotide sequence above comes from Xylophilus sp. GOD-11R. Encoded proteins:
- a CDS encoding sulfite exporter TauE/SafE family protein, with the protein product MNVFFLGAVAGLVMGLTGAGGGVLAVPLLVFGLGLGVAQAAPIGLVGIATATGVGTVLGLRAGTVRWRAALLIGVVGVAVSPLGAIAAHALPDAPLTLLFAAVLALSSSRTLYGALRPSTIVARDEDLIPCLLNPASGRLRWTRRCAVFMAAVGGVSGWMSGMFGVGGGFVIVPSLKRYSDVSPREVLSTSLAVIFIVSGSGAALALAHGRAAPAIAVPFSAGCLAMLLVGSAVAGRVNQRWTTIAFAAVGFLVAGMLVLKVVGGLVV